A region of the Chryseobacterium gotjawalense genome:
CGATGGTGGCTTTAACACCGAGCGGAGCGCTGGCAACTCCTGTTTTAATGACAGGCAGAATCTTTCAGGGACTTTCAGGCGCCGCGCTGATGCCTGCAAGTTTAGCTTTGGTAAAAGCATATTGGGACGGTGCCGCAAGACAGCGGGCAGTAAGTTTATGGTCTATCGGTTCCTGGGGAGGCTCCGGTTTCTGTGCACTTTTCGGCGGTTTGGTAGCATCCAATCTGGGTTGGAGATACATTTTCTGGGCTACCGTGGTGATCTCTATTATCGGTTTCCTGATGGTAAAAGGAACACCCGAAAGTAAAGGCGAGACCAAAGGGGATTATAAATTTGACCTTGCCGGTGTGATTACTTTTATGCTTTCCATCATCGGATTGCAGATCTTCCTGAGTAAAGGAAGTTCTTTTGGATGGACCAGTGGAATTTCATTGGGTTTATTTGCAGCGTTCGCTGTTTTTGGTTTCATTTTCTATAAACTTGAATCTAAAAACATCAGTGCATTTGTGGATTTCAAACTTTTCAAAAATTCTACTTACACCGGTGCAACCATCTCCAATTTTCTTTTGAATGCCACTGCCGGCATCCTGATTGTTTCACTTTCATTAGTTCAGTTAGGCGCCGGATTAACTTCACAGGAATCTGGGTTGCTAACATTAGGTTACGCCATCGCAATTGTCGCGTTTATCAGGGTGGGTGAAAAACTTCTTCAAAGGTTTGGAGCCAGAAAACCCATGATTTGGGGTTGTCTAATCGTGGGTGTTTCCATTATTTTACTGATGCAAACACAGTTGATGACAGAAACTTATAAAATTTTGGCAGTGGTATCTTACACGCTCTTTGGATTAGGATTG
Encoded here:
- a CDS encoding MFS transporter; amino-acid sequence: MQNSTVQQAYKGNDRLLYGIILGVLAFWLFAQTTLNINVGMAKDLGMEQNMMNIAVSITSLFSGIFIVVLGGLADRIGRVKMIQIGFIFSIIGSAMVALTPSGALATPVLMTGRIFQGLSGAALMPASLALVKAYWDGAARQRAVSLWSIGSWGGSGFCALFGGLVASNLGWRYIFWATVVISIIGFLMVKGTPESKGETKGDYKFDLAGVITFMLSIIGLQIFLSKGSSFGWTSGISLGLFAAFAVFGFIFYKLESKNISAFVDFKLFKNSTYTGATISNFLLNATAGILIVSLSLVQLGAGLTSQESGLLTLGYAIAIVAFIRVGEKLLQRFGARKPMIWGCLIVGVSIILLMQTQLMTETYKILAVVSYTLFGLGLAFYATPSTDAALSNLPEDQAGAGSGIYKMASSLGVALGVAISAAIFTALSGSNDSIKWMDGLLTFVGRQDNLAIRQGAMIALGVNLIMVVLAIISIVLTVPKHSKEPLLK